The following coding sequences lie in one uncultured Fusobacterium sp. genomic window:
- a CDS encoding cysteine-rich small domain-containing protein, translating into MNNYKFIHHKDCEFFPCHQVKNIEDFNCMFCYCPLYMLGENCGGNFKYTPHGIKDCSNCTLPHIKEVGYDHIQKKMLEVIEIVQKRYLDKKEAEEKEKK; encoded by the coding sequence ATGAATAACTATAAATTTATCCACCATAAAGATTGTGAATTTTTTCCATGTCATCAAGTAAAGAATATTGAGGATTTTAACTGTATGTTTTGCTATTGCCCACTATATATGTTAGGAGAAAATTGTGGAGGAAACTTTAAATATACACCTCATGGAATAAAAGATTGTTCAAACTGTACTTTACCTCATATTAAAGAGGTTGGATATGATCATATTCAAAAGAAGATGCTTGAAGTAATTGAGATAGTACAAAAAAGATATTTAGATAAAAAAGAAGCAGAGGAAAAAGAGAAAAAAT
- the sfsA gene encoding DNA/RNA nuclease SfsA has product MEKLIYKVGIDDTGKFLERPNRFIAKVELKDRKEITCHVHDSGRIKELLFLGNEVSLKKAKEGSKRKTDWDLISAKADDGEDILINSAYHRYISENFLKDFEISPFGKVDSITAEVKNGDSRLDYLLEKDGKKIWVEVKGVSLSVNKVAMFPDAPSTRAQKHLKELIKIKENGDRAAVLLLVFRDSKSFRPKYETDLEFAKLFYKAIKAGVEIYPVQFYLKDGDIIYREKKIEILSEKL; this is encoded by the coding sequence ATGGAAAAACTGATTTATAAGGTTGGAATAGATGACACAGGGAAGTTTTTAGAGAGACCAAATAGATTTATAGCAAAGGTAGAATTAAAAGATAGAAAAGAGATTACTTGCCACGTTCATGATTCTGGGAGAATAAAGGAACTTCTTTTTTTAGGAAATGAAGTTAGTTTAAAAAAAGCCAAAGAGGGAAGTAAGAGAAAAACAGATTGGGATTTAATTTCAGCAAAAGCAGATGATGGAGAGGATATTTTAATTAACTCTGCTTATCATAGATATATTTCAGAAAATTTTTTAAAAGATTTTGAGATCTCACCTTTTGGAAAAGTTGATAGTATAACAGCAGAGGTAAAAAATGGAGATAGTAGGCTTGATTATCTTTTAGAAAAAGATGGGAAAAAGATTTGGGTTGAAGTTAAAGGAGTTTCTCTTTCTGTAAATAAAGTAGCGATGTTTCCAGATGCTCCAAGTACAAGGGCTCAAAAACATCTAAAAGAGTTGATAAAAATAAAAGAGAATGGAGATAGAGCAGCAGTTTTATTATTAGTTTTTAGAGACTCTAAAAGTTTTAGACCAAAATATGAAACAGATTTAGAATTTGCAAAACTTTTTTATAAAGCAATAAAGGCAGGAGTTGAAATTTATCCAGTTCAATTTTATTTAAAAGATGGGGATATAATATATAGAGAAAAGAAAATAGAGATTTTATCTGAAAAATTATAA
- a CDS encoding Rrf2 family transcriptional regulator — MKLKNEIEYAFRILLYLTKNGEERIISSNEISEKEDIPHLFSLRILKKLEKADLVVIFKGARGGYKLKRDSREITLKDAIESIEGKICLKDCMESPESCTLRGGNCGIHRVMKSIEDDFVKRLEAVNFRDLADGKY; from the coding sequence ATGAAATTAAAAAACGAGATAGAATATGCATTTAGAATACTTCTATACTTAACTAAGAATGGAGAAGAGAGAATTATTTCTTCAAATGAAATATCTGAAAAAGAGGATATACCTCATCTTTTTAGTTTGAGAATTTTAAAAAAGTTAGAAAAAGCTGACTTAGTAGTGATCTTTAAAGGTGCTAGAGGGGGATACAAATTAAAAAGAGATAGTAGAGAGATAACTCTTAAAGATGCTATTGAATCAATAGAGGGGAAAATTTGTTTAAAAGATTGTATGGAATCACCTGAAAGTTGTACTTTAAGAGGTGGAAATTGTGGAATTCACAGAGTTATGAAAAGTATAGAAGATGATTTTGTAAAAAGATTAGAAGCTGTTAATTTTAGAGATTTAGCAGATGGAAAATATTAA
- a CDS encoding DUF1385 domain-containing protein — translation MVEKISIGGQAVIEGVMMRSPQWLATAVRKPSGEIVYKKTKISSNRGKLAKIPFVRGAVSLFDALVMGIKELTFSANQSEVEEEEQITQKEAVMTTVVSLALGIGLFVVIPSLIGSFVFSNNKIHSNLLEAVLRLVFFIFYIWVISFSKDVKRVYEYHGAEHKSIYAYENGLELTPENAKKFTTLHPRCGTSFLLIVMLISIIVFSCMDFILPVPQDMLQKIIIKVVLRVIMMPVIAGISYEIQRYSSNHLDRCWVKLVAFPGLSLQRITTKEPDLDQLEVAIVAIKAALGEKVDNAREIS, via the coding sequence ATGGTAGAGAAAATTAGTATAGGGGGGCAAGCTGTAATTGAGGGTGTTATGATGAGAAGTCCTCAATGGTTAGCAACAGCAGTGAGAAAACCCTCAGGAGAGATTGTATATAAGAAAACGAAAATTTCATCAAATAGGGGAAAGTTAGCAAAGATACCTTTTGTAAGAGGTGCAGTTTCACTTTTTGATGCACTTGTTATGGGGATAAAGGAACTTACATTTTCAGCTAATCAATCAGAGGTTGAAGAGGAAGAGCAAATAACTCAAAAAGAAGCTGTTATGACAACAGTTGTATCTTTAGCTTTAGGGATAGGATTATTTGTAGTGATTCCATCTTTAATTGGAAGTTTTGTATTTAGCAACAATAAGATTCATTCAAATCTTTTAGAAGCTGTATTGAGATTAGTATTCTTTATATTCTATATATGGGTAATATCTTTTTCAAAGGATGTAAAGAGGGTTTATGAGTATCATGGTGCAGAGCATAAATCTATATATGCCTATGAAAATGGATTGGAGTTAACACCAGAGAATGCTAAGAAATTTACTACACTACATCCTAGATGTGGAACAAGTTTTCTTTTAATAGTAATGTTAATTTCAATAATTGTATTTTCATGTATGGATTTTATATTGCCAGTACCTCAAGATATGTTGCAAAAAATAATTATAAAGGTTGTATTAAGAGTTATTATGATGCCTGTTATAGCAGGGATCTCATATGAGATTCAAAGATATAGTAGTAATCATTTAGATAGATGTTGGGTAAAGTTAGTGGCATTTCCTGGATTATCACTTCAAAGAATTACAACTAAAGAGCCAGATTTAGATCAATTGGAAGTAGCAATTGTTGCTATAAAAGCAGCTTTAGGAGAGAAAGTAGATAATGCAAGGGAGATAAGTTAA
- a CDS encoding PP2C family protein-serine/threonine phosphatase, whose protein sequence is MLYMFFLCLLTIFFFYILKRQEKENFKDIIRILTSLRARQELEDIPEVLKEEYIETLNKIIKQELELENSIVELREYRKELEVTYDALVTKSTQLEYSNHILERRVENLSNLNSLSRAVLSILEVDKIINIILDAYFVLTGAKRISLYLWDNGKLKNRRVKGAIRFRGEISFSEDEIKEFTRADYKRIYEDLSKGFAVGDDEVVVISPLVVKGKELGVIYVIEDRNKLIDIDEETISALVIQVSIAINNAQIYSALLVKERMSNELEVAARIQKKILPANINDIFGLKIANFFEPAKEIGGDYYDYTVVDEDNYCITIADVSGKGVPAAFLMALGRSVLKTLMITADMEPEKNLNELNRLIYPDITEDMFITMMHSKYNRKTQILSYSNAGHNPLVVYRAETDTVELHTVKGVAIGFLKEYSYRHGELKLNDGDIVVFYTDGINETENSNKDMFGIDRLKEVVYQNKDREPEEIKESILKAITDFRGDYEQVDDLTFVILKK, encoded by the coding sequence ATGTTGTATATGTTTTTTCTTTGTCTGCTTACAATATTTTTCTTTTATATTTTAAAGAGGCAGGAGAAAGAAAATTTTAAAGATATTATAAGAATACTGACTAGTCTTAGGGCAAGACAAGAGTTAGAAGATATTCCAGAAGTTTTAAAAGAGGAGTATATAGAGACTTTAAATAAGATAATTAAGCAGGAGTTAGAGCTTGAAAACTCAATAGTTGAGTTGAGAGAGTATAGAAAAGAGTTAGAGGTTACATATGATGCTCTTGTTACTAAATCTACACAGTTAGAGTATAGTAATCATATTCTTGAAAGAAGGGTAGAAAATCTATCAAATCTTAACTCTCTATCAAGGGCAGTTCTTTCAATTCTTGAGGTAGATAAGATAATAAATATTATATTAGATGCTTATTTTGTACTTACAGGAGCAAAGAGAATATCACTTTATCTTTGGGACAATGGAAAATTAAAAAATAGAAGAGTAAAGGGTGCTATAAGATTTAGAGGAGAGATAAGCTTTAGTGAAGATGAGATAAAAGAGTTTACAAGAGCTGACTATAAGAGAATTTATGAAGATCTTTCAAAGGGCTTTGCTGTTGGAGATGACGAGGTCGTTGTTATTTCTCCACTTGTTGTAAAAGGAAAAGAACTTGGGGTTATATATGTAATAGAAGATAGAAATAAATTGATTGATATAGATGAAGAAACTATATCAGCACTGGTAATTCAAGTTTCTATTGCCATAAATAATGCTCAAATCTATTCAGCTCTTCTTGTAAAAGAGAGAATGTCCAATGAACTTGAAGTTGCTGCTAGAATTCAAAAGAAAATTCTTCCAGCAAATATCAATGATATTTTTGGATTAAAAATTGCCAATTTCTTTGAGCCAGCAAAGGAGATTGGAGGAGATTATTACGACTATACAGTAGTAGATGAGGATAACTATTGCATTACAATAGCAGATGTAAGCGGTAAGGGAGTACCAGCAGCATTTTTGATGGCATTGGGAAGATCAGTATTGAAAACATTGATGATTACTGCTGATATGGAGCCAGAAAAAAATCTTAATGAGTTAAATAGATTGATATATCCAGATATAACTGAGGATATGTTTATTACAATGATGCATAGTAAATATAATAGAAAAACTCAGATTTTATCATATTCAAATGCAGGGCATAACCCTCTTGTAGTGTATAGAGCAGAAACAGATACAGTTGAATTACATACTGTAAAAGGAGTAGCAATTGGATTCCTTAAAGAGTATTCATATAGACATGGAGAGTTAAAATTAAACGATGGAGATATTGTAGTTTTCTATACTGATGGAATAAATGAAACTGAAAATAGTAATAAAGATATGTTTGGAATTGATAGATTGAAAGAGGTTGTATATCAAAACAAAGATAGAGAGCCTGAAGAAATAAAAGAAAGCATTTTAAAAGCAATAACTGATTTTAGAGGGGACTATGAACAAGTGGACGACTTAACATTTGTTATTTTAAAAAAGTAG